From Elephas maximus indicus isolate mEleMax1 chromosome 25, mEleMax1 primary haplotype, whole genome shotgun sequence, the proteins below share one genomic window:
- the MAVS gene encoding mitochondrial antiviral-signaling protein isoform X2, translating to MSAEDRTYQYIRHNHRHFFHVDVLEILPYLSCLTPSDQDRLRAYYTSRGNRDTLWDLFNCLKRRSGWVDSLIAALRACELAGLAEEVARVYRSNLPRTTAPLEQHSVPTEVPGPAAAPSAPYNGYREDDPSYPIPVQDTRPPEFQGERSEEALQTPSSGAVPRRPGGPQGPSSDLAALNPLASSRHQEQDTDLGSTHTAGGAGDQATVTIRSSEIRVPTNPMTISTAPTEVPTNSAPTSTAPSKLAMMPANTVPSKVPANPVFASTVPSKLPTSLKPPGTMSSNMLPSKLPTNSMRVGAVPSKVSAGLESDPRMPTSVVPNKVPTSTVSTSKSSSRPEETPAAPAPAGPEGSSPWPDSSLETLGPGPELSKPGELLSRVDSQPFSGSSEDLAISRSYSQDKGPSNIPEEDEYVSEFMNSFEIHVTERPSADLLDGSPEPRATPQPPMREELRVGEVSWLGVAAAGVLLATILTVLYRRRLLH from the exons ATGTCTGCTGAGGACAGGACCTATCAGTATATCCGCCACAATCACAGACATTTTTTCCATGTTGATGTTCTCGAGATTCTGCCTTACTTGTCCTGCCTCACGCCAAGTGACCAG GATCGGCTGCGGGCCTACTACACATCCAGAGGAAACCGGGACACTCTCTGGGACCTCTTCAACTGCCTGAAGCGGCGAAGTGGCTGGGTGGATTCCCTTATCGCGGCACTGAGGGCCTGTGAGCTGGCTGGTCTCGCGGAAGAAGTGGCCCGTGTCTACAGGAGTAACCTGCCCC GGACCACAGCCCCACTGGAGCAACATTCAGTCCCCACTGAGGTTCCAGGGCCTGCTGCGGCCCCCAGCGCCCCCTACAACGGCTACAGAGAGGATGACCCAAGTTATCCCATACCTGTCCAGGACACCCGGCCACCAGAATTCCAGGGGGAG AGATCAGAGGAAGCCCTGCAGACACCCAGCTCTGGGGCTGTCCCGAGGAGGCCAGGTGGGCCCCAGGGGCCCTCCTCTGACCTGGCGGCCCTCAACCCTCTGGCCTCCAGCAGGCATCAGGAGCAGGACACAGACCTGGGCAGTACCCACACTGCAG GAGGTGCTGGTGACCAGGCCACGGTTACCATCCGCTCCAGTGAGATAAGGGTGCCCACCAACCCTATGACCATCAGCACAGCACCCACCGAAGTGCCCACCAACTCAGCACCCACCAGTACAGCACCCTCCAAGTTGGCCATGATGCCTGCAAACACAGTGCCCTCCAAAGTGCCTGCCAACCCAGTCTTTGCCAGCACAGTGCCCTCCAAGTTGCCCACCAGTTTAAAGCCCCCTGGTACGATGTCTTCTAACATGCTCCCGTCCAAGTTGCCCACCAACTCAATGCGTGTTGGTGCAGTGCCATCCAAAGTGTCTGCTGGCTTGGAGTCTGACCCTAGGATGCCCACTAGTGTGGTGCCCAACAAGGTGCCCACCAGCACAGTGTCCACCAGCAAGAGCAGCAGCAGACCAGAG GAGACCCCAGCGGCTCCAGCACCTGCAGGCCCTGAAGGCAGCTCTCCCTGGCCAGACAGCAGTTTGGAGACCTTGGGCCCAGGGCCAGAGCTGAGCAAGCCAGGGGAGCTATTATCCCGGGTAGACAGCCAGCCATTCTCGGGCTCCTCCGAGGACCTAGCCATCAGCCGCAGCTACTCCCAGGACAAGGGGCCCAGCAACATCCCAGAAGAGGACGAGTATGTGTCCGAGTTCATGAACTCCTTTGAGATCCATGTGACCGAGCGCCCCAGTGCTGACCTCCTGGATGGCAGCCCCGAACCTCGTGCCACCCCACAGCCCCCAATGCGGGAGGAGCTGCGTGTCGGGGAGGTCTCCTGGCTCGGGGTAGCTGCAGCTGGGGTACTCCTGGCCACGATCCTGACTGTGCTATACCGGCGGCGCCTACTGCATTGA
- the MAVS gene encoding mitochondrial antiviral-signaling protein isoform X1, with amino-acid sequence MSAEDRTYQYIRHNHRHFFHVDVLEILPYLSCLTPSDQDRLRAYYTSRGNRDTLWDLFNCLKRRSGWVDSLIAALRACELAGLAEEVARVYRSNLPRTTAPLEQHSVPTEVPGPAAAPSAPYNGYREDDPSYPIPVQDTRPPEFQGERSEEALQTPSSGAVPRRPGGPQGPSSDLAALNPLASSRHQEQDTDLGSTHTAGEVSSPTLPRGPVSPSVSFQPLARSTPRASRLPGPALSAPSTGTSSSSTPTGLAFAGGAGDQATVTIRSSEIRVPTNPMTISTAPTEVPTNSAPTSTAPSKLAMMPANTVPSKVPANPVFASTVPSKLPTSLKPPGTMSSNMLPSKLPTNSMRVGAVPSKVSAGLESDPRMPTSVVPNKVPTSTVSTSKSSSRPEETPAAPAPAGPEGSSPWPDSSLETLGPGPELSKPGELLSRVDSQPFSGSSEDLAISRSYSQDKGPSNIPEEDEYVSEFMNSFEIHVTERPSADLLDGSPEPRATPQPPMREELRVGEVSWLGVAAAGVLLATILTVLYRRRLLH; translated from the exons ATGTCTGCTGAGGACAGGACCTATCAGTATATCCGCCACAATCACAGACATTTTTTCCATGTTGATGTTCTCGAGATTCTGCCTTACTTGTCCTGCCTCACGCCAAGTGACCAG GATCGGCTGCGGGCCTACTACACATCCAGAGGAAACCGGGACACTCTCTGGGACCTCTTCAACTGCCTGAAGCGGCGAAGTGGCTGGGTGGATTCCCTTATCGCGGCACTGAGGGCCTGTGAGCTGGCTGGTCTCGCGGAAGAAGTGGCCCGTGTCTACAGGAGTAACCTGCCCC GGACCACAGCCCCACTGGAGCAACATTCAGTCCCCACTGAGGTTCCAGGGCCTGCTGCGGCCCCCAGCGCCCCCTACAACGGCTACAGAGAGGATGACCCAAGTTATCCCATACCTGTCCAGGACACCCGGCCACCAGAATTCCAGGGGGAG AGATCAGAGGAAGCCCTGCAGACACCCAGCTCTGGGGCTGTCCCGAGGAGGCCAGGTGGGCCCCAGGGGCCCTCCTCTGACCTGGCGGCCCTCAACCCTCTGGCCTCCAGCAGGCATCAGGAGCAGGACACAGACCTGGGCAGTACCCACACTGCAG GTGAGGTCTCCAGCCCCACGTTACCCCGTGGGCCTGTGTCTCCATCCGTCTCCTTCCAGCCCCTAGCTCGCTCCACCCCCAGGGCAAGCCGCTTGCCTGGGCCCGCACTGTCAGCTCCGTCCACTGGTACCTCCTCCTCTTCCACACCCACTGGCTTGGCTTTTGCAGGAGGTGCTGGTGACCAGGCCACGGTTACCATCCGCTCCAGTGAGATAAGGGTGCCCACCAACCCTATGACCATCAGCACAGCACCCACCGAAGTGCCCACCAACTCAGCACCCACCAGTACAGCACCCTCCAAGTTGGCCATGATGCCTGCAAACACAGTGCCCTCCAAAGTGCCTGCCAACCCAGTCTTTGCCAGCACAGTGCCCTCCAAGTTGCCCACCAGTTTAAAGCCCCCTGGTACGATGTCTTCTAACATGCTCCCGTCCAAGTTGCCCACCAACTCAATGCGTGTTGGTGCAGTGCCATCCAAAGTGTCTGCTGGCTTGGAGTCTGACCCTAGGATGCCCACTAGTGTGGTGCCCAACAAGGTGCCCACCAGCACAGTGTCCACCAGCAAGAGCAGCAGCAGACCAGAG GAGACCCCAGCGGCTCCAGCACCTGCAGGCCCTGAAGGCAGCTCTCCCTGGCCAGACAGCAGTTTGGAGACCTTGGGCCCAGGGCCAGAGCTGAGCAAGCCAGGGGAGCTATTATCCCGGGTAGACAGCCAGCCATTCTCGGGCTCCTCCGAGGACCTAGCCATCAGCCGCAGCTACTCCCAGGACAAGGGGCCCAGCAACATCCCAGAAGAGGACGAGTATGTGTCCGAGTTCATGAACTCCTTTGAGATCCATGTGACCGAGCGCCCCAGTGCTGACCTCCTGGATGGCAGCCCCGAACCTCGTGCCACCCCACAGCCCCCAATGCGGGAGGAGCTGCGTGTCGGGGAGGTCTCCTGGCTCGGGGTAGCTGCAGCTGGGGTACTCCTGGCCACGATCCTGACTGTGCTATACCGGCGGCGCCTACTGCATTGA